In one window of Kitasatospora sp. MMS16-BH015 DNA:
- a CDS encoding acyl carrier protein: MSTNTDCTSHTDTDTDTDTDTDTDTDTDTDHTAHADRTDTDRTPVDHRAAVRGHLVTVLVEKFEVPLTEVKPEATLDSLDLDSLARVELFLTLREQWSIPLPEEDTAGGLTLNQLAEAVYGQIPAAAWQEPE; this comes from the coding sequence ATGAGCACGAACACCGACTGCACCAGCCACACCGACACCGACACCGACACCGACACCGACACCGACACCGACACCGACACCGACACCGACCACACCGCCCACGCCGACCGCACCGACACCGACCGCACCCCGGTCGACCACCGCGCCGCCGTGCGCGGCCACCTCGTCACCGTGCTGGTTGAGAAGTTCGAGGTGCCGCTCACCGAGGTGAAGCCCGAGGCCACCCTGGACTCGCTCGATCTGGACTCGCTCGCCCGGGTCGAGCTGTTCCTGACCCTGCGTGAACAGTGGAGCATCCCGCTCCCCGAGGAGGACACCGCCGGCGGGCTGACGCTCAATCAGCTGGCCGAGGCCGTGTACGGGCAGATCCCGGCCGCGGCCTGGCAGGAGCCGGAGTGA
- a CDS encoding beta-ketoacyl-ACP synthase 3: MDTPPHTAARGGRTAVIRGLGASLPPEVVSNEEVIARGGLDTTDEWVRSRTGIRRRRRAAPGVSTGELAVAAASAALRSAPGHRPDLLLLATTTPDRRCPATAPEVAHRLGLGPIPAFDLSAVCSGFLYGLITAAALVRAGVAAAPLVVAAEKYSTIIDPSDRDTAALFGDGAGAVLLTAGDPDGPGAVRQVDWGSDGGAADLIAIASGGARAPYPAPAPAPSGPRFTTLAAGVAAARESPPPRVERYFRMHGRQVYAQAVLRMTESARSVLGATGWPGSEVEVFVGHQANQRILDAVADRLALREAARFGNIGEVGNTAGASIPLVLAEIAEAGAARPGARTLLTAFGGGLTWASVTLNWPDTTGHTLIPHPRPPAD, from the coding sequence ATGGACACCCCACCCCACACCGCCGCCAGAGGGGGTCGCACCGCCGTCATCCGCGGGCTCGGCGCGAGCCTTCCGCCCGAGGTGGTCAGCAACGAGGAGGTCATCGCACGAGGCGGGTTGGACACCACCGACGAGTGGGTGCGCAGCCGGACGGGCATCCGGCGCCGCCGCCGGGCGGCGCCCGGGGTGAGCACCGGCGAGCTGGCCGTGGCCGCCGCGTCGGCGGCGCTCCGGTCGGCGCCGGGCCACCGCCCCGACCTCCTGCTGCTCGCCACCACCACCCCCGACCGCCGCTGCCCGGCCACCGCACCCGAGGTGGCGCACCGGCTCGGCCTGGGCCCGATCCCGGCCTTCGACCTGTCGGCGGTCTGCTCCGGCTTCCTGTACGGGCTGATCACGGCCGCCGCGCTGGTCCGGGCCGGGGTGGCGGCCGCACCGCTGGTGGTCGCGGCGGAGAAGTACTCCACCATCATCGACCCGTCCGACCGGGACACTGCCGCGCTGTTCGGCGACGGTGCCGGTGCCGTGCTGCTCACGGCCGGCGATCCGGACGGCCCGGGGGCGGTCCGGCAGGTCGACTGGGGCAGCGACGGCGGTGCGGCCGACCTGATCGCGATCGCCTCGGGCGGGGCCCGCGCCCCCTACCCGGCACCGGCACCTGCCCCGTCCGGGCCCCGGTTCACCACCCTGGCGGCCGGCGTCGCGGCGGCCAGGGAGAGCCCGCCGCCCCGGGTGGAGCGGTACTTCCGGATGCACGGGCGGCAGGTGTACGCCCAGGCCGTGCTGCGGATGACCGAGTCGGCCCGGTCCGTGCTGGGCGCCACCGGGTGGCCGGGGAGCGAGGTGGAGGTGTTCGTCGGACACCAGGCCAACCAGCGGATCCTCGATGCCGTGGCCGATCGGCTGGCCCTTCGGGAGGCGGCGAGGTTCGGCAACATCGGCGAGGTCGGCAACACGGCCGGGGCCTCGATCCCGTTGGTGCTGGCCGAGATCGCTGAGGCGGGCGCGGCCCGGCCAGGGGCCCGCACCCTGCTGACCGCCTTCGGCGGCGGCCTGACCTGGGCCTCCGTCACCCTCAACTGGCCGGACACCACCGGTCACACCCTCATCCCGCACCCGCGACCGCCCGCCGACTGA
- a CDS encoding SDR family NAD(P)-dependent oxidoreductase: MSTLATFRLDGARALVTGASRGIGQAVALALAEAGAELALSARSAEALKGTAELAVEHGRTVVLVPGDLSTTAVAGQVVDQAAEALGGLDVVVHTAGILPAEPDGTPTMLPLQYLPQPAWDEVVAVNLNATAALCRQAFPYLAASARPSLLLVSSVAGVVGAPMMEAYAATKAAQISLVRSLATGWARHGIRVNALCPGWTRTDMTSFAYDNGPVSDWLTAHVPLGRWARPEEMAPAALFLSSPAAGYLTGQALLVDGGLSTPDGGLAGTPKPPSPFAALA, from the coding sequence GTGAGCACTCTCGCCACCTTCCGTCTCGACGGCGCCCGCGCCCTGGTCACCGGGGCCTCCAGAGGCATCGGTCAGGCCGTGGCCCTCGCCCTGGCCGAGGCCGGGGCCGAGCTCGCGCTGTCGGCGCGCTCCGCCGAGGCGCTCAAGGGCACCGCCGAGCTGGCCGTCGAGCACGGCCGGACGGTGGTGCTGGTCCCCGGTGACCTGTCGACCACCGCCGTGGCGGGCCAAGTGGTCGACCAGGCGGCCGAGGCGTTGGGCGGGCTCGACGTGGTGGTGCACACGGCCGGCATCCTCCCCGCCGAGCCCGACGGCACCCCCACCATGCTGCCCCTGCAGTACCTCCCGCAGCCCGCCTGGGACGAGGTGGTGGCGGTCAACCTCAATGCCACGGCCGCGCTCTGCCGCCAGGCATTCCCGTACCTGGCCGCCTCCGCCCGGCCGAGCCTGCTGCTGGTCTCCTCGGTGGCCGGGGTGGTCGGCGCGCCGATGATGGAGGCGTACGCGGCGACCAAGGCGGCCCAGATCTCCCTGGTCCGCAGTCTGGCCACCGGCTGGGCCCGGCACGGCATCCGGGTCAACGCGCTCTGCCCGGGCTGGACGCGGACGGACATGACCTCCTTCGCCTACGACAACGGCCCGGTGAGCGACTGGCTGACCGCCCACGTCCCGCTCGGCCGCTGGGCCAGGCCCGAGGAGATGGCCCCGGCCGCCCTGTTCCTCAGCTCCCCGGCTGCGGGCTACCTCACCGGTCAGGCCCTGCTGGTGGACGGCGGCCTCTCCACCCCCGACGGCGGCCTCGCCGGCACCCCCAAACCCCCGTCCCCCTTCGCCGCTCTCGCCTGA
- a CDS encoding 3-oxoacyl-ACP synthase III family protein produces MITHDLPRPGLSGLGQLRPDRPDSDLPRPEASARPPSSRGAPEPGLNPRQSSPQVPPQAGPIGVIGLGSYLPATVRDNRTVGSPAGVSAQWIAERTGVRQRHVAAPGEAASDLAAGAVRAACTAAGLLPEQLGLLVLATSTPDELGPATACRVQAAIGASRAVALDVSAACSGWLFAARVAHDWLRASPEAGYAAVVGVEAYSKFVDPTDRATAVLFADGAAATILGPVPEGTGFAEFHLGSDGGGAHHVLIPSGGSRRPASPASTADGGHHIHMDGRAVRDFISEVFPRLVAESLARHRLTVADIDAFITHQPNPVLLRSLGERIGIPGPRLHITGDRVGNIGAASTPFALTDAAARGLLPAKGRVLLCVFGAGLTWGSSLLTWSGAPACQVVGAA; encoded by the coding sequence ATGATCACCCACGACCTGCCCCGACCCGGGCTGTCCGGCCTCGGGCAGCTCCGACCCGACCGGCCCGACTCCGACCTGCCCCGACCCGAGGCGTCCGCCCGGCCGCCGAGCAGCAGAGGCGCACCCGAGCCCGGGCTGAACCCCCGTCAGTCGTCGCCCCAGGTGCCGCCCCAGGCCGGGCCGATCGGGGTGATCGGGCTCGGGAGCTACCTGCCCGCCACCGTCCGGGACAACCGGACGGTCGGCTCGCCGGCCGGGGTCAGCGCGCAGTGGATCGCCGAGCGGACGGGCGTCCGGCAGCGGCACGTCGCCGCCCCGGGGGAGGCGGCCTCCGACCTCGCGGCCGGTGCGGTCCGCGCCGCCTGCACGGCGGCCGGGTTGTTGCCGGAGCAGTTGGGGCTGCTCGTGCTGGCCACGTCCACCCCGGACGAACTCGGGCCCGCCACCGCCTGCCGGGTGCAGGCCGCGATCGGGGCGAGTCGGGCGGTCGCCCTCGATGTGAGTGCGGCCTGTTCCGGCTGGCTGTTCGCGGCGCGGGTGGCCCACGACTGGCTGCGGGCCAGCCCCGAGGCCGGGTACGCGGCCGTGGTGGGGGTGGAGGCGTACTCCAAGTTCGTCGACCCCACCGACCGGGCCACGGCGGTGCTGTTCGCCGACGGCGCGGCGGCCACCATCCTGGGGCCGGTCCCCGAGGGCACCGGCTTCGCCGAGTTCCACCTCGGGTCGGACGGCGGCGGGGCGCACCACGTCCTGATCCCGTCCGGTGGGAGCCGGCGCCCGGCCTCCCCGGCCAGTACGGCCGACGGAGGCCACCACATCCACATGGACGGCCGGGCGGTCCGCGACTTCATCAGCGAGGTCTTCCCCCGGCTCGTCGCGGAGAGCCTCGCCCGACACCGGCTGACCGTGGCCGACATCGACGCCTTCATCACCCACCAGCCCAACCCCGTGCTGCTGCGCTCCCTCGGCGAGCGGATCGGGATACCCGGGCCCCGCCTGCACATCACCGGCGACCGGGTCGGCAACATCGGCGCCGCCTCCACCCCGTTCGCCCTCACCGACGCCGCCGCCAGGGGGCTGCTCCCCGCCAAGGGCCGGGTGCTGCTCTGCGTCTTCGGGGCCGGCCTCACCTGGGGCAGTTCCCTGCTCACCTGGTCCGGCGCCCCGGCCTGCCAAGTGGTCGGCGCCGCCTGA
- a CDS encoding acyl-CoA dehydrogenase produces MPPQHHTSAAELDRLRHGGCPPTVRRQVAALIDTRPVATEPDSLSRDHQDHRALRRLAQALPPAAEVFADTDLLAALSATTALAHPWLYQAFLSHYILCVGSVATLAGRPSSPPAPGPEAGRAGAEPPPPGSAELAQVQAKGVFMVTEIGDASSHLGTRTTAEYDEAADEFVLHTPDARAAKFSSVGAPGRGLPQQAVVIARLVVRGEDRGVFSFLTPISGEDGRPVPGVALSSPIAVDAVPLPYALIRFDRLRLPRGAWLHDSARIRPDGTFHDPLGSHDARLQRTLSVGQTLWATAPTAMAAMASRAAVLTLRYCEQRRSHGRLAPGASVLRYRTQQHAVLGALAEAFALTCAAAEARRAWAGGPAGPAVSGEQGDQAPAEMTFSPWAAVDRSLAVHKALSARATAALIAECQHRCGLAGFHRQNRLQGYHDLARAFENAGGDSTLILLDAGRALVTDLPTESASAGASAGSGAAAPVRYSDLPVTDPLWWPGLARGLEHRLTQEVRTAHDLRAKSTPDAFELWNGLLAQTLELGESHSHRLAAESVAGALASLTDPGLQEPLRLLAGLYGIRQARRHSGLLLRTGLLEAEEVRELPAALDTLCDALAPHLPLLTTVLDPADPPTLPPTTPPPAGQAAAAPVIPMTAPDFATALTAALTWHRGAR; encoded by the coding sequence ATGCCGCCCCAGCACCACACCTCCGCCGCCGAGCTCGACCGGCTCCGGCACGGTGGCTGTCCGCCGACCGTGCGCCGCCAGGTCGCCGCCCTGATCGACACCCGCCCGGTCGCCACCGAGCCCGACTCGCTCTCCCGCGACCACCAGGATCACCGGGCCCTGCGCCGCCTGGCGCAGGCCCTGCCCCCGGCAGCGGAGGTCTTCGCCGACACCGACCTGCTGGCGGCGCTGAGCGCCACCACCGCCCTCGCCCACCCCTGGCTCTACCAGGCCTTCCTCTCCCACTACATCCTCTGCGTCGGTTCGGTGGCCACCCTGGCCGGCCGTCCTAGCTCGCCCCCTGCCCCGGGCCCCGAGGCGGGGCGCGCCGGGGCCGAGCCGCCGCCACCGGGCAGCGCAGAGCTGGCGCAGGTGCAGGCCAAGGGCGTCTTCATGGTCACCGAGATCGGTGACGCCAGCAGTCACCTCGGCACCCGCACCACGGCCGAGTACGACGAGGCCGCCGACGAGTTCGTCCTGCACACTCCGGACGCCCGGGCGGCGAAGTTCTCCAGTGTCGGAGCCCCCGGGCGAGGGCTGCCGCAGCAGGCCGTGGTGATCGCCCGGCTGGTGGTGCGGGGCGAAGACCGCGGGGTGTTCTCGTTCCTGACCCCGATCTCTGGTGAGGACGGCCGTCCGGTGCCGGGAGTCGCTCTCTCCAGCCCGATCGCCGTGGATGCGGTGCCGCTCCCGTACGCCCTGATCCGGTTCGACCGGCTGCGGCTGCCCCGAGGGGCCTGGCTGCACGACTCGGCCCGGATCCGGCCGGACGGCACGTTCCACGACCCGCTCGGCAGCCACGATGCCCGCCTCCAGCGCACCCTGAGCGTCGGTCAGACGCTCTGGGCCACCGCGCCCACGGCGATGGCCGCGATGGCCAGCCGGGCCGCCGTCCTGACCCTGCGGTACTGCGAGCAGCGCCGTTCGCACGGTCGGCTCGCCCCGGGCGCGTCCGTGCTGCGGTACCGCACCCAGCAGCACGCCGTACTCGGCGCCCTAGCCGAGGCGTTCGCGCTCACCTGCGCCGCCGCCGAGGCCCGGCGGGCCTGGGCAGGGGGTCCGGCCGGCCCGGCGGTGAGCGGGGAGCAGGGCGACCAGGCTCCGGCGGAGATGACCTTCTCCCCGTGGGCGGCCGTCGACCGCTCCCTCGCCGTGCACAAGGCGCTGAGCGCACGGGCGACCGCCGCCCTGATCGCGGAGTGCCAGCACCGCTGCGGGCTGGCCGGCTTCCACCGGCAGAACCGCCTCCAGGGCTACCACGACCTGGCCCGGGCCTTCGAGAACGCGGGGGGTGACTCCACGCTGATCCTGCTGGACGCGGGCCGCGCACTGGTCACCGACCTGCCCACCGAGAGCGCTTCGGCCGGGGCGAGTGCCGGCTCAGGCGCCGCCGCACCCGTTCGGTACTCCGACCTGCCGGTGACCGACCCGCTCTGGTGGCCCGGCCTGGCCCGGGGCCTGGAGCACCGACTCACCCAGGAGGTCCGCACCGCGCACGACCTCCGCGCCAAGTCCACCCCTGACGCCTTCGAGCTGTGGAACGGCCTGCTCGCCCAGACCCTGGAGCTCGGCGAGAGCCACAGCCACCGGCTCGCCGCCGAGAGCGTGGCCGGCGCGCTCGCGAGCCTCACCGACCCCGGTCTGCAGGAGCCGCTGCGCCTGCTGGCCGGCCTCTACGGCATCCGGCAGGCCCGCCGCCACTCCGGCCTCCTGCTCCGCACCGGCCTGCTGGAGGCGGAGGAGGTCCGTGAGCTCCCCGCCGCACTCGACACCCTCTGCGACGCCCTCGCACCGCACCTCCCGCTGCTCACCACCGTCCTCGACCCGGCAGATCCGCCCACCCTCCCACCCACCACCCCGCCTCCCGCCGGTCAGGCCGCCGCCGCCCCGGTCATCCCGATGACCGCTCCCGACTTCGCCACGGCCCTGACCGCCGCCCTCACCTGGCACCGAGGAGCACGATGA